The Hymenobacter chitinivorans DSM 11115 genome contains a region encoding:
- the truB gene encoding tRNA pseudouridine(55) synthase TruB — protein MSSEETPQQRRFDFEAGEVLLLDKPLTWTSFDVVRKVKNTLRIKKIGHAGTLDPLATGLLILCTGKKTKQIDLIQAHEKEYTGTFRLGQTTPSFDLETPVDAELPYAHITPEQLQEAARAFTGPIQQTPPLYSAVKINGERAYEVARRGDTAEIKSKEVTIKEFELTGIALPDVHFRVVCTKGTYIRSLARDFGQHLGCGAHLTKLVRTRIGEYRVEDALTMETLEALRPPRPEGEASRPPRPAKARRPEPRAGLEYYQAQTNPAPDSDPAAPAS, from the coding sequence ATGAGCTCGGAAGAGACGCCCCAACAACGCCGGTTCGACTTCGAAGCCGGTGAGGTGCTGCTGCTCGACAAGCCCCTGACCTGGACCTCGTTCGACGTGGTGCGCAAGGTCAAGAACACGCTGCGCATCAAGAAAATTGGCCACGCCGGCACCCTCGACCCGCTGGCTACCGGCCTGCTGATCTTGTGCACGGGCAAGAAAACCAAGCAGATTGACTTGATTCAGGCCCATGAAAAAGAGTACACCGGCACCTTCCGCCTGGGCCAGACCACGCCCTCGTTCGACCTGGAAACCCCGGTGGATGCCGAGCTGCCCTACGCGCATATCACGCCCGAACAGCTCCAGGAAGCCGCCCGGGCCTTTACCGGCCCGATTCAGCAGACGCCGCCGCTGTACTCGGCCGTCAAAATCAACGGGGAGCGGGCCTACGAGGTGGCTCGCCGCGGCGACACGGCCGAAATAAAGTCCAAGGAAGTCACCATCAAGGAGTTTGAGCTGACCGGCATAGCGCTGCCCGACGTGCACTTCCGGGTGGTGTGCACCAAGGGCACCTACATCCGCAGCCTGGCCCGCGACTTTGGCCAGCACCTGGGCTGCGGGGCCCACCTGACCAAGCTCGTGCGCACCCGCATCGGGGAATACCGCGTGGAAGATGCCCTGACGATGGAAACCCTGGAAGCCCTGCGCCCACCGCGGCCCGAGGGTGAGGCCAGCCGCCCACCGCGCCCGGCCAAAGCCCGCCGCCCCGAGCCCCGCGCCGGCCTGGAGTATTATCAGGCCCAGACCAATCCGGCGCCCGACTCAGACCCGGCCGCCCCGGCTTCGTAA
- a CDS encoding undecaprenyl-diphosphate phosphatase, which yields MNYWHALILAIVEGLTEFLPVSSTGHMIIVANLLGIGQLPFTETYITSIQFGAILSVVVLYWRRFLQSFDFYVKLAVAFVPFGLLGFLLKDVIAELLKSVTVVASSLVVGGIVLLFVDRWFSESRKQVTTPSTLQALKIGLFQCLALVPGVSRSAATIVGGLAQGFDRRSAADFSFLLAVPTMFVITAYEMYKTYKVNAPVAGDLKVLAFGNVVAFIVALLAVKSFVNFVSKFGFRAFGLYRIIVGITILVMIALGINLQLI from the coding sequence ATGAACTACTGGCACGCCCTGATTCTGGCTATTGTCGAAGGCTTAACCGAGTTTTTACCCGTTTCCAGCACCGGCCACATGATTATCGTGGCCAACCTGTTGGGTATCGGCCAATTGCCCTTTACTGAAACCTACATTACCTCCATTCAATTCGGCGCTATTCTGTCGGTGGTGGTGCTCTACTGGCGCCGCTTCCTGCAGAGCTTCGACTTCTACGTGAAGCTGGCCGTGGCCTTCGTGCCCTTTGGCCTGCTGGGCTTTCTGCTCAAGGACGTCATTGCCGAGCTGCTCAAAAGCGTGACGGTGGTGGCTTCCTCACTGGTGGTGGGCGGCATCGTGCTCTTGTTCGTGGACCGCTGGTTTAGTGAGTCGCGCAAGCAGGTAACCACGCCGAGCACGCTGCAGGCTCTCAAAATCGGCTTGTTTCAGTGCCTGGCCCTGGTGCCCGGCGTGTCGCGCTCGGCGGCTACCATCGTGGGTGGTCTGGCCCAGGGCTTCGACCGCCGCTCGGCCGCCGACTTTTCCTTTTTGCTGGCCGTGCCTACCATGTTCGTGATTACGGCCTACGAGATGTACAAAACCTACAAGGTCAACGCCCCCGTGGCCGGCGACCTGAAAGTGCTGGCCTTCGGCAACGTGGTAGCCTTTATCGTGGCCCTGCTGGCCGTGAAGTCGTTCGTGAACTTCGTGTCGAAGTTTGGCTTCCGCGCCTTTGGCCTCTACCGCATCATCGTGGGCATCACCATTCTGGTAATGATTGCCTTGGGCATTAATCTGCAATTAATATGA
- a CDS encoding DUF3098 domain-containing protein: MEPTQTPRFAFGKRNYRLMWLGLAILAAGFITMTLDSADYGEGFLGITLGPILLAVGFIIEFWAIMAKPGDAAPVATDTVTRAETTPQPSAPAAPVAPAPTAPTYKRS, translated from the coding sequence ATGGAACCCACGCAAACTCCCCGCTTTGCCTTCGGCAAGCGCAACTACCGCCTGATGTGGCTCGGGCTGGCTATTCTGGCCGCCGGCTTCATCACCATGACCCTGGACTCAGCCGATTACGGCGAAGGGTTCCTGGGCATCACCCTGGGCCCGATTCTGCTGGCCGTGGGCTTTATTATCGAGTTCTGGGCCATTATGGCCAAGCCCGGCGACGCCGCGCCCGTGGCTACCGACACCGTTACCCGCGCCGAAACCACGCCGCAGCCGAGTGCTCCCGCCGCACCGGTGGCTCCCGCTCCCACGGCTCCTACCTACAAGCGTTCCTAA
- a CDS encoding cell division protein FtsX produces MAQNRPTRKKKLGSYPHLMVVFSITLSLLVIGLFGLLLIHAHKLSNLVKENIEMQVYLDRDLPETQLLRLQQDLSRKKYVAYKNDQPQVRFLSKEEGAKQFLDQTGEDAVQFLGDNPLRDAYLLKISAEYTDSTQMRRIVQELRAEPGVYEVEYVQSFIDSVNKNLRKISLVLLGFALVLTLVVTVLINNTIKLALFSQRFLIRSMQLVGATSFFIQRPFLRRATWQGFASGTIAALLLLALLQYAYLQLEELRLLRDERLIAGLMVGMVLLGCGIGFLSSYRAVRKYLGMSLDDLY; encoded by the coding sequence ATGGCCCAAAACCGCCCGACTCGTAAGAAAAAGCTTGGTAGCTACCCGCACCTGATGGTGGTGTTCAGCATCACGCTGTCCTTACTGGTCATCGGTTTGTTTGGCCTGTTGCTGATTCACGCCCACAAGCTGAGCAACCTGGTCAAGGAAAACATTGAAATGCAGGTCTACCTCGACCGGGACCTGCCGGAAACCCAGCTGCTGCGCCTGCAGCAGGATTTGAGCCGCAAAAAGTACGTGGCCTACAAGAATGACCAGCCCCAGGTGCGGTTCCTGTCGAAGGAAGAAGGCGCCAAGCAGTTTCTGGACCAGACCGGCGAAGACGCCGTGCAGTTCCTGGGTGATAATCCGCTGCGGGACGCTTACCTACTGAAAATCAGCGCCGAGTATACCGATTCGACCCAGATGCGGCGCATCGTGCAGGAGCTGCGGGCCGAGCCGGGCGTGTACGAGGTGGAATACGTGCAGAGCTTTATCGACTCGGTCAACAAGAATCTGCGCAAAATTAGTCTGGTGCTGCTGGGCTTTGCCCTGGTTCTGACGCTGGTGGTAACGGTGCTCATCAACAACACCATCAAGCTGGCCCTGTTCTCGCAGCGCTTCCTGATTCGGAGCATGCAACTGGTGGGCGCCACCTCGTTTTTCATCCAACGGCCCTTTCTGCGGCGGGCTACCTGGCAGGGCTTTGCCAGCGGCACCATTGCCGCGCTGCTGCTGCTGGCCCTGCTCCAATACGCCTACCTGCAGCTGGAAGAGCTGCGCCTGCTGCGCGACGAGCGCCTGATTGCCGGCCTGATGGTGGGCATGGTGCTGCTGGGCTGTGGCATTGGCTTTCTGAGTTCCTACCGCGCCGTGCGCAAGTACCTGGGCATGTCGCTCGACGATTTATATTGA